The following coding sequences lie in one Vespa velutina chromosome 24, iVesVel2.1, whole genome shotgun sequence genomic window:
- the LOC124956849 gene encoding palmitoyltransferase ZDHHC8, whose product MPKCDVKTRYLPAMFAWTVLLVTTTLFFCFPCQYYVFRWGTWVPALQGVITFFVLTNFTLATFMDPGVIPKAPPDEDREDDFRAPLYKSVEINGITVRMKWCVTCKFYRPPRCSHCSVCNHCIETFDHHCPWVNNCIGRRNYRFFFFFLLSLSCHMLSIFGLCLYFVLEHKQQLGEVDTIVALVLMGVVILLFIPIFGLTGFHVILVSRGRTTNEQVTGKFNGGYNPFSKGCLQNCWYTQFGPQYPSLIKPDKYSGKRRGACTSEISTIDSENQVKTYMDSSNGVRNASSNAYNKLSPGRDGSDTDMEPTASQSADCEPTPPLQRHGSKSNFFLPPVESNESPRHPQPPQHRHPIHYPRGSPHPKPRGMNGSRSHTPDPLSPEVTGSPATAPQRNQGQGGASPTMQQRIKAIGVPTPLAISSPIRRSNPGTPTQVRRPDFIGVNEAPTYYDVQQGNSIGVGAGGTVVTGYSPQRRFLSESELVRQGADHSYSRTNNTVDNIRELAGSPQRGAYMWKDNSPGSYQVQQGSASSTTAHQSPSQRPPPPYDYYRSNPTSPTQQSYTTAPRAAYHPAMRGGVPVFPPHQPPHQQSPQVKRKAVMATPTTPTSGDTRRRPMSFVRALEMTDSMEMVSAPNDPRSQRPTTPTPDRASVYDMSYEISV is encoded by the exons ATGCCGAAATGCGATGTGAAAACAAGATATCTACCAGCAATGTTCGCGTGGACAGTTCTACTCGTAACTACGacacttttcttttgcttccc gtGTCAGTATTATGTATTTCGGTGGGGTACGTGGGTGCCAGCTCTTCAAGGAGTTATAACTTTCTTTGTACTGACGAATTTTACTTTGGCAACATTCATGGATCCAGGTGTTATACCGAAAG cTCCTCCTGACGAAGATCGAGAGGATGACTTCAGGGCTCCATTGTATAAGAGTGTTGAGATCAATGGGATTACAGTGCGCATGAAATGGTGCGTTACATGCAAATTTTATAGACCACCTCGTTGTAGCCATTGTAGTGTTTGCAACCATTGTATCGAG ACATTTGATCATCACTGCCCATGGGTCAACAATTGCATTGGCAGAAGAAAttacagattttttttctttttccttctgtcCCTTAGCTGTCATATGCTTAGTATATTTGGACtttgtttgtattttgtaTTGGAGCATAAACAACAATTAGGAGAAGTGGACACAATTGTTGC ACTTGTGCTAATGGGTGTGGTAATATTGCTGTTTATTCCAATTTTTGGATTAACAGGCTTTCACGTAATACTTGTTTCTAGAGGAAGAACAACAAATGAACAGGTAACAGGCAAGTTTAATGGAGGTTACAATCCTTTCTCAAAAGGATGTTTACAAAATTGTTGGTATACGCAATTTGGACCACAATATCCAAG TTTAATTAAGCCTGATAAATATTCAGGAAAGCGGCGCGGTGCATGTACATCTGAGATATCTACCATAGACAGTGAGAACCAGGTAAAAACCTACATGGATAGCAGCAATGGTGTTAGAAATGCCAGTTCAAATGCTTACAATAAG TTATCCCCTGGTCGAGATGGTTCAGACACAGATATGGAACCAACTGCATCTCAATCAGCAGATTGTGAACCTACGCCGCCCTTACAAAGACATGGTTCTAAaagcaatttctttttaccacCCGTCGAAAGTAATGAATCTCCTAGGCATCCTCAACCACCACAACATCGTCATCCAATACATTATCCTAGAGGCAGTCCTCATCCAAAGCCAag gGGGATGAATGGATCGCGTAGTCACACACCGGACCCTTTATCACCGGAAGTAACTGGTTCTCCTGCTACGGCACCTCAACGAAATCAGGGTCAAGGTGGTGCCAGTCCAACAATGCAACAACGTATTAAAGCTATCGGAGTACCTACACCACTTGCCATTTCCAGTCCCATACGCAG ATCCAATCCAGGTACACCGACGCAGGTTCGTCGGCCGGACTTTATAGGAGTGAATGAAGCACCAACGTATTATGACGTACAACAGGGAAATAGTATTGGTGTTGGTGCAGGCGGTACCGTCGTTACCGGTTATAGTCCGCAACGACGTTTTTTATCGGAGAGCGAGCTCGTCCGGCAGGGTGCCGATCATTCGTATTCAAGAACCAACAATACCGTTGACAACATTCGAGAACTTGCAGGATCCCCACAGCGTGGTGCCTATATGTGGAAAGATAATTCACCAGGCAGCTACCAAGTTCAACAAGGAAGCGCATCATCGACCACAGCACATCAGTCTCCTTCACAAAGACCACCGCCGCcctatgattattatcgctCGAATCCAACTAGTCCTACGCAACAATCTTATACTACGGCTCCAAGAGCAGCGTATCATCCTGCTATGAGAGGTGGTGTCCCAGTCTTCCCACCGCATCAGCCACCACATCAGCAATCACCACAAGTTAAAAGAAAGGCTGTGATGGCTACGCCTACTACCCCAACGTCCGGTGATACCAGACGTAGACCGATGTCATTTGTAAGAGCATTAGAAATGACGGATTCTATGGAAATGGTATCGGCTCCTAATGATCCAAGGTCGCAAAGGCCTACCACACCAACGCCAGATCGAGCGAGTGTTTATGATATGAGTTACGAGATATCCGTATAG
- the LOC124957007 gene encoding RNA-binding protein with serine-rich domain 1-like, translating to MARSRKDSTGKSDSEATDKESKRERGRERERKKRAASSSSSGSSSSDSSSGSSSSSSGSSSRSSSSSSTSSSTSGSSSGSSRDRGRKRSRSKSVDASRRHDNKEKEREKDRDRERERDRDRDRERDRDKDKKKSSNSVVDKPKPKGRSRSPSPRRKRRERSPIPRPTKIHIGHLTRNVTKEHIMEIFSAYGQIKMVDFAMDKLHPNQGRGFAYVEFETADEAENAMKHMDGGQIDGQEITAAPVLLPKPRPIPMRRMSPVMGRRVPLRWGGGRNTPPRYRRRSPPMNRRRSPRPPRRRPRSRSRSPQNNPRHRHRRYTRSSSSSSR from the exons AT GGCTCGTAGCCGGAAAGATAGTACTGGCAAAAGTGATTCCGAAGCTACGGATAAGGAAagtaaaagggagagaggtagagaaagagaaagaaaaaaacgtgcAGCTTCCTCGTCGAGCAGCGGTAGCag TTCATCGGACAGTAGTTCTGGATCGTCCAGTTCTAGCAGCGGTAGTAGCTCTAGATCGAGCTCTTCCTCTAGTACTTCTTCCAGCACTTCTGGAAGCTCTTCCGGAAGCTCCAGAGATAGAGGACGTAAAAGAAGTCGAAGTAAGAGCGTTGATGCTTCTAGAAGAcatgataataaggaaaaggaaagagagaaagatagggacagagagagagaaagggacagggatagggatagagaaagagatagagataaggacaaaaagaaaagtagtaaTTCTGTTGTTGATAAGCCTAAACCTAAAGGACGCTCtag ATCTCCATCTCCACGTCGTAAACGTAGAGAACGTTCTCCCATTCCAAGGCCAACAAAGATACATATTGGGCATTTAACAAGAAACGTTACTAAGGAACACattatggaaatattttcagCATATGGTCAGATTAAAATGGTTGACTTCGCTATGGATAAACTTCATCCTAATCAAGGACGTGGATTCGCTTATGTCGAATTTGAAACAGCCGACGAAGCTGAAAATGCTATGAAACATATGGATGGTG gACAAATCGATGGACAAGAAATTACAGCTGCTCCTGTATTATTGCCAAAACCAAGACCAATACCAATGCGTAGAATGTCACCAGTCATGGGAAGACGCGTACCATTACGATGGGGAGGAGGTAGAAATACTCCCCCGCGTTATCGTAGACGCTCACCCCCAATGAATCGACGTAGAAGTCCACGCCCACCTAGACGTAGACCTAGAAGTCGTTCCCGTAGTCCACAAAATAATCCACGGCATCGACATCGTCGATACACAAGATCCAGTTCAAGCAGCTCCCGATAA